The Vespula vulgaris chromosome 12, iyVesVulg1.1, whole genome shotgun sequence genome window below encodes:
- the LOC127067917 gene encoding nuclear pore complex protein Nup93-like isoform X1 — MVDPANSDMSTIDSSRATGDSGFSELLRSAEQLSAAVEGSEELPQVERNLRQILEASNELWSRVTQTGTQDNQVQAHLLLGSRGVDLPQISQKLSSLSARRTFEPLDPIADTDIVSYLRNEKENAILSIIEEVHKDTFELTRVQQMEHILGEWKQMRFEIINAMTAPSGELVDLRGTPQRTKLAGSMVSGLSNVEVAYAKELQNYNEHVLRGTTRPNLFNIFCKASESFNDKKVADLWQMVKYMVDIPPTPRGDQIKSRTSPAIEQKIVSLARNYLENRYRDFMNSVINENLVQAKRGGIPGTVPLVKSFVGIKVQNLRDLEDVMVGDRPLWPLVYYCMRCGDLKAALHCLKQCNADFPEFKTALEEACDDPQRYPGNRAESVLKLHYKKHVRSATDAYKRAAYSALVPCEPDDLHSEVVATADDYLWLKLCQVRDQPDIENKLTLDYLQTTISEIYGESYYHAHEQPFLYFSMLFLTGQFEAAIEFLARGAGARHLAHAVHLAAAMHEHNLLSVSQSVLAPLISVDPSDKPPAKRLNFARLILLYVKRFESSDPKESLHYLFLLRCMKDPYDRNMFAASAAGMVVDASPTNRDILVGKIEKDRRLPGILDQFQVNTDDVINICAETLYRKGLLEDAVTMYDLAGTHEKVLSLMCTLLAQVVSQKGTPGSLRSRLQTTANDISSRYQGIAIQAPAELVASFYTLRHLMVFFDQYYNDQCQSALRTIAESEMLPLHVKDVDERVTALRRVSPEVAGTLTDVLLATMTILYRQYQKLRSTEPGDEIAREQQFRDLRHQARALTSFAGTLPYRMPNETNSKLVQMEILMH; from the exons ATGGTAGATCCGGCAAATAGCGATATGTCTACTATAGATTCTTCACGAGCAACGGGAGATAGTGGTTTCAGTGAATTATTAAGATCAGCAGAACAATTGTCTGCTGCCGTCGAAGGTAGTGAAGAACTTCCACaagtcgaaagaaatttacgTCAAATATTAGAAGCTTCTAACGAGTTATGGTCACGTGTGACGCAAACCGGTACTCAGGACAACCAGGTCCAAGC TCACTTGTTGTTAGGTTCTCGGGGGGTTGATCTACCACAAATATCTCAAAAATTAAGTTCACTCAGTGCAAGACGCACATTTGAGCCATTAGATCCTATTGCAGACACTGATATTGTAAGCTATttaagaaatgagaaagaaaatgcaattCTCTCCATCATCGAAGAAGTTCATAAAGAT ACATTTGAACTTACCAGAGTTCAGCAGATGGAACATATATTGGGCGAATGGAAACAAATGcgttttgaaataataaatgctaTGACAGCTCCATCAGGAGAGTTAGTAGATTTAAGAGGAACTCCGCAACGTACCAAATTAGCTGGATCAATGGTTAGTGGTCTCTCTAATGTCGAAGTTGCATATGCCAAAGAATTACAGAATTACAACGAACATGTACTTCGCGGTACAACAAGAcctaatttgtttaatatattctgTAAAGCAAGTGAATCATTTAATGACAAGAAAGTTGCGGATTTGTGGCAAATGGTTAAGTATATGGTAGATATTCCACCAACGCCAAGAGGAGATCAAATTAAATCAAGAACTAGTCCTGCAATTGAACAGAAGATCGTATCATTAGCGAGAAATTATCTTGAAAATCGATATAGAGATTTTATGAATTCTgttatcaatgaaaatttgGTTCAAGCTAAGAGGGGTGGTATTCCAGGCACTGTACCTTTAGTAAAAAGCTTTGTTGGCATTAAAGTACAAAATTTAAGAGATTTAGAAGATGTGATGGTAGGCGATAGGCCATTGTGGCCATTAGTTTATTACTGTATGAGATGTGGAGATCTTAAAGCTGCTTTGCATTGTTTGAAACAATGCAATGCAGATTTTCCAGAATTTAAAACTGCTCTGGAAGAAGCATGCGACGATCCACAACGTTATCCTGGTAATCGTGCAGAGTCagtattaaaattacattataaaaagCATGTAAGATCTGCGACAGATGCTTATAAGAGAGCAGCATATAGTGCATTAGTTCCATGTGAACCAGATGACTTGCATTCTGAGGTAGTAGCAACTGCAGATGATTATTTGTGGTTGAAATTGTGCCAAGTAAGAGATCAACCtgacattgaaaataaattaactttgGATTATCTCCAAACTACAATCTCGGAAATATATG GTGAATCTTACTACCACGCACATGAACAAccatttttatacttttccaTGCTTTTCCTGACTGGTCAGTTTGAAGCAGCGATCGAATTTTTGGCAAGAGGTGCAGGTGCTCGTCATTTAGCTCATGCTGTGCATCTGGCAGCCGCTATGCACGAGCATAATCTGTTATCTGTTAGTCAAAGTGTTTTAGCTCCATTGATAAGTGTTGACCCTTCTGATAAACCACCTGctaaaagattaaattttgCGAGGCTGATATTGCTATATGTAAAAAGATTCGAATCTTCAGATCCAAAGGAAAGTCTGcactatctctttttattaag ATGTATGAAAGATCCCTATGATAGAAATATGTTTGCTGCATCAGCTGCAGGAATGGTTGTAGATGCTTCACCTACAAATCGAGATATCCTTGTCGgcaaaatagagaaagatagaagattgCCAGGAATTCTAGATCAGTTCCAAGTAAACACAGATGACGTGATAAATATATGTGCAGAGACGTTATATAGAAAAGGGCTTTTGGAGGATGCAGTAACGATGTATGATCTTGCTGGAACTCACGAGAAAGTTCTCAGTTTAATGTGTACACTTTTGGCACAAGTAGTAAGTCAAAAAGGAACACCTGGATCATTAAGGAGTCGATTGCAAACTACCGCTAACGACATAAGCTCAag gTATCAAGGTATTGCTATACAAGCACCAGCCGAATTGGTAGCTTCGTTTTATACTTTACGACATCTTATGGTATTTTTTGATCAATATTACAATGATCAATGTCAAAGTGCTCTTAGA aCTATCGCCGAATCAGAAATGTTGCCATTACATGTCAAAGATGTCGATGAAAGAGTAACAGCATTACGTCGGGTATCACCAGAAGTAGCTGGAACTCTAACCGACGTTCTTTTAGCTACTATGACGATACTTTATCGTCAATATCAAAAATTACGATCTACGGAACCAGGTGATGAAATAGCGAGAGAACAACAATTTCGTGATCTTCGACATCAAGCGAGAGCATTGACGAGTTTTGCAGGAACACTACCATATCGTATGCCGAACGAAACAAATAGTAAACTTGTACAAATGGAAATTCTTATGCACTAA
- the LOC127067917 gene encoding nuclear pore complex protein Nup93-like isoform X2 produces MEHILGEWKQMRFEIINAMTAPSGELVDLRGTPQRTKLAGSMVSGLSNVEVAYAKELQNYNEHVLRGTTRPNLFNIFCKASESFNDKKVADLWQMVKYMVDIPPTPRGDQIKSRTSPAIEQKIVSLARNYLENRYRDFMNSVINENLVQAKRGGIPGTVPLVKSFVGIKVQNLRDLEDVMVGDRPLWPLVYYCMRCGDLKAALHCLKQCNADFPEFKTALEEACDDPQRYPGNRAESVLKLHYKKHVRSATDAYKRAAYSALVPCEPDDLHSEVVATADDYLWLKLCQVRDQPDIENKLTLDYLQTTISEIYGESYYHAHEQPFLYFSMLFLTGQFEAAIEFLARGAGARHLAHAVHLAAAMHEHNLLSVSQSVLAPLISVDPSDKPPAKRLNFARLILLYVKRFESSDPKESLHYLFLLRCMKDPYDRNMFAASAAGMVVDASPTNRDILVGKIEKDRRLPGILDQFQVNTDDVINICAETLYRKGLLEDAVTMYDLAGTHEKVLSLMCTLLAQVVSQKGTPGSLRSRLQTTANDISSRYQGIAIQAPAELVASFYTLRHLMVFFDQYYNDQCQSALRTIAESEMLPLHVKDVDERVTALRRVSPEVAGTLTDVLLATMTILYRQYQKLRSTEPGDEIAREQQFRDLRHQARALTSFAGTLPYRMPNETNSKLVQMEILMH; encoded by the exons ATGGAACATATATTGGGCGAATGGAAACAAATGcgttttgaaataataaatgctaTGACAGCTCCATCAGGAGAGTTAGTAGATTTAAGAGGAACTCCGCAACGTACCAAATTAGCTGGATCAATGGTTAGTGGTCTCTCTAATGTCGAAGTTGCATATGCCAAAGAATTACAGAATTACAACGAACATGTACTTCGCGGTACAACAAGAcctaatttgtttaatatattctgTAAAGCAAGTGAATCATTTAATGACAAGAAAGTTGCGGATTTGTGGCAAATGGTTAAGTATATGGTAGATATTCCACCAACGCCAAGAGGAGATCAAATTAAATCAAGAACTAGTCCTGCAATTGAACAGAAGATCGTATCATTAGCGAGAAATTATCTTGAAAATCGATATAGAGATTTTATGAATTCTgttatcaatgaaaatttgGTTCAAGCTAAGAGGGGTGGTATTCCAGGCACTGTACCTTTAGTAAAAAGCTTTGTTGGCATTAAAGTACAAAATTTAAGAGATTTAGAAGATGTGATGGTAGGCGATAGGCCATTGTGGCCATTAGTTTATTACTGTATGAGATGTGGAGATCTTAAAGCTGCTTTGCATTGTTTGAAACAATGCAATGCAGATTTTCCAGAATTTAAAACTGCTCTGGAAGAAGCATGCGACGATCCACAACGTTATCCTGGTAATCGTGCAGAGTCagtattaaaattacattataaaaagCATGTAAGATCTGCGACAGATGCTTATAAGAGAGCAGCATATAGTGCATTAGTTCCATGTGAACCAGATGACTTGCATTCTGAGGTAGTAGCAACTGCAGATGATTATTTGTGGTTGAAATTGTGCCAAGTAAGAGATCAACCtgacattgaaaataaattaactttgGATTATCTCCAAACTACAATCTCGGAAATATATG GTGAATCTTACTACCACGCACATGAACAAccatttttatacttttccaTGCTTTTCCTGACTGGTCAGTTTGAAGCAGCGATCGAATTTTTGGCAAGAGGTGCAGGTGCTCGTCATTTAGCTCATGCTGTGCATCTGGCAGCCGCTATGCACGAGCATAATCTGTTATCTGTTAGTCAAAGTGTTTTAGCTCCATTGATAAGTGTTGACCCTTCTGATAAACCACCTGctaaaagattaaattttgCGAGGCTGATATTGCTATATGTAAAAAGATTCGAATCTTCAGATCCAAAGGAAAGTCTGcactatctctttttattaag ATGTATGAAAGATCCCTATGATAGAAATATGTTTGCTGCATCAGCTGCAGGAATGGTTGTAGATGCTTCACCTACAAATCGAGATATCCTTGTCGgcaaaatagagaaagatagaagattgCCAGGAATTCTAGATCAGTTCCAAGTAAACACAGATGACGTGATAAATATATGTGCAGAGACGTTATATAGAAAAGGGCTTTTGGAGGATGCAGTAACGATGTATGATCTTGCTGGAACTCACGAGAAAGTTCTCAGTTTAATGTGTACACTTTTGGCACAAGTAGTAAGTCAAAAAGGAACACCTGGATCATTAAGGAGTCGATTGCAAACTACCGCTAACGACATAAGCTCAag gTATCAAGGTATTGCTATACAAGCACCAGCCGAATTGGTAGCTTCGTTTTATACTTTACGACATCTTATGGTATTTTTTGATCAATATTACAATGATCAATGTCAAAGTGCTCTTAGA aCTATCGCCGAATCAGAAATGTTGCCATTACATGTCAAAGATGTCGATGAAAGAGTAACAGCATTACGTCGGGTATCACCAGAAGTAGCTGGAACTCTAACCGACGTTCTTTTAGCTACTATGACGATACTTTATCGTCAATATCAAAAATTACGATCTACGGAACCAGGTGATGAAATAGCGAGAGAACAACAATTTCGTGATCTTCGACATCAAGCGAGAGCATTGACGAGTTTTGCAGGAACACTACCATATCGTATGCCGAACGAAACAAATAGTAAACTTGTACAAATGGAAATTCTTATGCACTAA
- the LOC127067932 gene encoding ADP-ribosylation factor-like protein 2-binding protein isoform X1, whose amino-acid sequence MADEIIADNCLEINTGKSPTQIPKDAKDRLFDEIIGHIEDLLLEDGFHTIQKEFLEKYWTIFEPTEENKLVYTDIFNEYNKTVETYIVNYLQKIIPHFNINVFLDYLSEKQAELDGEVFEVLSAVTDFLAFKEMLLDYRAMKEGKVQDLSSGISVTSIKNPITDFDLR is encoded by the exons atGGCTGACGAAATAATTG CGGATAATTGTTTAGAAATAAACACAGGAAAGAGTCCTACCCAAATTCCAAAAGATGCAAAGGATAGATTGTTTGATGAAATTATTGGCCACATTGAAGATCTTTTACtag AAGATGGTTTTCATACTATTCAGAAAGAattcttagaaaaatattggaCTATTTTTGAACCAACCGAAGAGAATAAATTAGtttatacagatatatttaatgaatat aaTAAAACCGTGGAAActtatattgttaattatctgcaaaaaattattccacattttaatataaatgtttttcttgattatttGAG tGAAAAACAAGCTGAATTAGATGGCGAAGTTTTTGAAGTATTATCTGCAGTTACAGACTTTTTAGCATTTAAAGAAATGCTTCTGGACTATCGAGCT atgaaagaaggaaaagtccAAGATCTTAGTTCAGGAATATCTGTAACATCTATAAAAAATCCTATCACTGATTTTGATTTAAGATAa
- the LOC127067932 gene encoding ADP-ribosylation factor-like protein 2-binding protein isoform X2: protein MADEIIADNCLEINTGKSPTQIPKDAKDRLFDEIIGHIEDLLLDGFHTIQKEFLEKYWTIFEPTEENKLVYTDIFNEYNKTVETYIVNYLQKIIPHFNINVFLDYLSEKQAELDGEVFEVLSAVTDFLAFKEMLLDYRAMKEGKVQDLSSGISVTSIKNPITDFDLR, encoded by the exons atGGCTGACGAAATAATTG CGGATAATTGTTTAGAAATAAACACAGGAAAGAGTCCTACCCAAATTCCAAAAGATGCAAAGGATAGATTGTTTGATGAAATTATTGGCCACATTGAAGATCTTTTACtag ATGGTTTTCATACTATTCAGAAAGAattcttagaaaaatattggaCTATTTTTGAACCAACCGAAGAGAATAAATTAGtttatacagatatatttaatgaatat aaTAAAACCGTGGAAActtatattgttaattatctgcaaaaaattattccacattttaatataaatgtttttcttgattatttGAG tGAAAAACAAGCTGAATTAGATGGCGAAGTTTTTGAAGTATTATCTGCAGTTACAGACTTTTTAGCATTTAAAGAAATGCTTCTGGACTATCGAGCT atgaaagaaggaaaagtccAAGATCTTAGTTCAGGAATATCTGTAACATCTATAAAAAATCCTATCACTGATTTTGATTTAAGATAa
- the LOC127067924 gene encoding protein nessun dorma: MEIYTFDKSLQERLVEFSEILSSQNKIVSASQIKSEWLNYVELVIEPVGWQALWKIPRMTCQELKIHYPTIVVVEAEQVDFNDLFALVKITAVQDDIHLPEKYDVPLIELYPTQKQENRTLDMVGTASCIDQVRFFYNYLWMPWDLDDDENSDWVTLHLESRIRLFFDMKRGCVNKETCDVIRTLIREGREIQQKISRLEESMSDEEEVENCLVDDGKACQLMKLHFRLQQIKTEMEVLENPAIRDILSRNHNSVMVEEQTRKHENSDKQKEAHFVWLGGTLTEIKNAVNKIETIISPSLFLQIYRCLQEALLAADVGEIVFLGEGVHQIRGSGGLEEGGTIKGIGRAEHIMLSANDIESSPSLLDFSGQEVVLEDISINLGELQAGIIVRKGSVKMIGCRIFALNQSIVKLGIIILPGAKLIMEKISFDGLGTAVVIYGTGEVIMNECSFKNCIEGVQLHDDATLIAKKCTLEYFKEYAIRMETQKYLNGNESKIGSIELLENVNEISLQECTFQGNVKADIIFKSRASISFTSKQDCNATLTS, translated from the exons atggaaatatatacatttgataAAAGTCTCCAAGAAAGGCTAGTAGAATTCAGTGAAATATTATCTAGccaaaataaaatagtatctGCATCACAGATTAAATCGGAATGGTTAAATTATGTGGAACTTGTAATAGAACCAGTCGGATGGCAAGCTTTGTGGAAAATTCCCCGTATGACTTGtcaagaattaaaaattcattatcctactatcgtcgtcgttgaagCAGAGCAAGTCGATTTCAATGATCTGTTCGCATTAGTCAAAATCACAGCTGTACAAGATGACATTCATTTGCCTGAAAAATACGATGTACCTTTGATAGAATTATATCCGACGCAAAAACAAGAGAACAGGACTTTAGACATGGTTGGTACTGCCAGTTGTATAGATCAAGtgagatttttttataattatttatggatGCCATGGGAccttgatgatgatgaaaattCAGATTGGGTGACTTTGCATCTTGAATCTAGAATTAGACTGTTCTTTGATATGAAACGAGGGTGTGTCAATAAAGAGACTTGTGACGTGATTAGGACATTGATAAGAGAAGGTAGAGAAATTCAgcaaaaaatttcaagattaGAAGAATCAATGTCCGACGAGGAAGAAGTTGAGAATTGTTTAGTGGATGACGGAAAAGCTTGTCAGTTGATGAAGCTTCATTTTCGATTGCAACAAATTAAAACAGAAATGGAGGTCCTTGAAAATCCTGCAATTAGAGATATTCTCTCCAGAAATCATAATTCTGTTATGGTAGAAGAACAAACAAGAAAGCATGAGAATAGCGATAAGCAAAAAGAAGCTCATTTTGTATGGCTTGGTGGTACTTTGACAGAAATAAAGAATgctgtaaataaaattgaaaccATCATATCGCCAAGTCTGTTTCTaca GATCTACAGATGTTTGCAGGAAGCTTTGCTTGCTGCTGACGTTGgtgaaattgtttttcttggAGAGGGAGTACATCAAATCAGAGGTTCTGGTGGTCTGGAGGAAGGTGGCACTATCAAGGGAATTGGCAGAGCAGAGCATATAATGCTTTCTGCAAATGATATAGAAAGCTCACCATCTTTGTTAGATTTTTCTGGACAAGAA GTTGTATTAGAAGACATATCTATAAACCTTGGTGAACTTCAAGCTGGTATCATTGTTAGAAAAGGATCTGTCAAAATGATTGGTTGTAGGATATTTGCCTTGAATCAAAGCATAGTTAAATTAGGCATAATAATCTTACCAGGTGCAAAattaataatggaaaaaataagTTTTGATGGATTAGGAACTGCTGTTGTTATTTATGGAACAGGTGAAGTCATCATGAACGAATGCAGCTTCAAAAATTGTATAGAGGGTGTCCAG ttaCACGATGATGCTACTTTAATAGCAAAGAAGTGTACTcttgaatatttcaaagaatatgCTATTCGTATGGAAAcacagaaatatttaaatggcAATGAGAGCAAAATTGGTAGTATTGAATTATTAGAAAACGTAAACGAAATTTCACTGCAGGAATGCACTTTCCAAGGTAACGTTAAAGCAGACATCATTTTCAAATCAAGAGCTTCAATATCTTTTACTTCAAAACAAGACTGCAATGCTACGTTAACGTCTTAA